The following are from one region of the Carnobacterium gallinarum DSM 4847 genome:
- a CDS encoding AraC family transcriptional regulator: protein MAIYLEIPKLDTHFPFRCLVNEGEVLTTPHWHKELELILVTEGIVNLGINDQPTQLKKGEIIVVNSGDIHYVLASPRSERLVFQFDLQFFHDTMLLQDTPYTLAELFSRIQNCSQDWSEEVHQKMVTLLLEIYEESIQQDIGFSYSIKGKLNTLIILLFREVPQKENFSDEIEKKVAQKDILEKLDLIFRYVEENYTHLIKLDDVAYHVGFSTYYFAKFFKKNTGNTFITFLNEYRIDKAKWLLLNEDIMITELVERVGFGSNKTFYRLFKKTMGISPLAFRSEYQR from the coding sequence ATGGCGATTTATTTAGAGATTCCTAAACTAGACACACATTTTCCCTTTAGGTGTTTGGTGAATGAAGGTGAGGTTTTGACAACGCCCCACTGGCATAAGGAGCTAGAACTGATCTTAGTCACCGAAGGAATCGTAAATTTAGGGATTAATGACCAACCCACTCAATTGAAAAAAGGTGAGATTATTGTAGTAAATAGTGGTGACATTCATTATGTGCTAGCTTCACCTCGTAGTGAGCGTCTCGTCTTTCAGTTTGATTTGCAATTTTTCCACGATACGATGTTATTGCAAGATACTCCTTACACATTAGCTGAATTGTTTTCACGGATTCAAAATTGTAGTCAAGATTGGTCTGAAGAGGTTCATCAGAAGATGGTTACGTTATTATTGGAGATTTATGAAGAGAGCATTCAACAAGATATAGGCTTTTCTTATAGTATTAAAGGCAAATTAAATACATTGATTATACTGTTATTTCGAGAAGTTCCTCAAAAGGAAAATTTCTCTGATGAGATTGAAAAAAAAGTTGCACAAAAGGATATCTTAGAGAAGTTAGATTTAATTTTTCGTTATGTGGAGGAAAATTACACTCATTTAATTAAGTTAGATGATGTTGCGTATCATGTAGGTTTTAGTACGTATTATTTTGCCAAGTTTTTTAAGAAGAATACAGGAAATACGTTTATTACTTTTTTGAACGAGTATCGAATCGATAAAGCTAAGTGGTTGTTATTGAATGAAGATATTATGATTACGGAATTAGTGGAGCGTGTCGGATTTGGTAGCAACAAAACCTTTTATCGGTTATTTAAGAAGACGATGGGGATTTCACCGTTGGCCTTTCGGAGTGAATATCAACGTTAA
- a CDS encoding winged helix-turn-helix transcriptional regulator, with protein MEVEKIYHIGVEVTLDVIGGKWKPIILCHLGNGPIRTGELRRRIPNITAKMLTQQLRELEEDEIVNRKVYNQVPPKVEYALTDEGKTLRDLLVAMSIWGERKAQKLQENGQNIQLITNDHNGFLNY; from the coding sequence ATGGAAGTAGAAAAAATTTATCATATTGGAGTAGAAGTGACGTTAGATGTGATTGGTGGAAAGTGGAAACCAATTATTTTGTGTCATCTGGGAAATGGCCCGATTCGTACTGGAGAACTACGTCGTCGCATTCCAAATATTACAGCTAAAATGTTGACACAACAGTTGCGAGAGCTGGAAGAAGATGAGATTGTGAATCGAAAAGTTTACAATCAGGTACCGCCAAAAGTCGAATATGCCTTAACCGATGAGGGAAAGACCTTGCGTGATTTATTAGTAGCGATGTCGATCTGGGGCGAAAGAAAAGCTCAAAAGTTACAAGAGAACGGACAAAATATTCAGCTAATTACAAACGACCACAATGGATTTTTGAACTATTAA